A stretch of DNA from Ruminococcus albus 7 = DSM 20455:
TCTCTTTGAAAACCACGCTAAATCGGCGTTTTTCACACATTCCCATTTTGTTACACTCTCTATTCTGCTCTCCCTATGACTTACGAGGTGTGTATTTCGTCACAAAAACGCTGTTTTCGGCTCGTTTTAGCCTATTTTAGCTCCTATTCTATATCTGCTCTACCTACGGATTAGTAGTTGCATAAATATGTATAATACGCGAAAATGTCGATTTTACGTTGTTTTCGTGATGTCATGCAACTCCTACATCGAGTAATTTCATCAGCTCAAAGTAACCCTTTGACTGGGCAACGCGCTTCTGCTTGAATATAGCGGGACCCGGATCGTCGCATTTTATCGCTATCGCTGCAAATGCGTAGAGCGGCGAAAGAACAACCATACCTCCGAATGAAAGCACCACATCAAGTCCGCGCTTTACATACTTCTCATAAAAAGTCGGTGTATGATTGCATACTCCGACAGCCTCAAGATGTCCGTTTTTGCCGTCGGCATTAATTGGGTCGTTGTTGTCCTCAACAAATACGACCTTTTTGCCCTTCATGGGGTTCTGCTCCTCAGGGCGGTCGGCGTATTCGGACTTCGGCTTCTGTTTCTTTGCAATAGCTCGCATAACAACGAAAGCCGCACCAAGCGCAACACCCGAATATGTAGCTGTCTTTATCAGTTTCTTTTTGAAATCGGACATTTCTCCACCCACTTTTCAGAAAATCTTGCCGTAATCGACCTTTGTTTTCGGCGGTACCGTCTGATTCGAGCGAACCGTTGCGTTGCAATCGATGTGGCACCCCTCACCGACAACCGAATTGTGATTGACCACAGCGCCGCTCGAAATGATACAGCACCGATCTACCTTGACTGCGGTGCTTATCACCGACATTGGCTCGATAACGCACCCCTCGGCTATTTTTGCAGATGGGCTAACATAAGCCTTCGGACTGATGAACGACACAATCTCGTACCCCGCGGCTTTCAGCTTGTCCGTGACCGCAAGGCGGATATCGGCGTCGCCTATCGCCACAATTGCGCACTGGTACCTGTCGGTGAACTTTGCGCAGTCCGCAAGTGTACCGATTGCCTCTTCACTGTGGTCATCTAGGAAATCTATTTTATCATAAAGATTCAGCGCACGCGCCGACTCCTTTAGCATAGCGCCGTACTGTCCCGCGCCGATTATCAGTAAATTATTCATCAGAAAAAGTCCGCCTGTTCTTCGCCCGTCCAATTCATATCGTTCAGGCGATCATTTTCAACAAGTTTTACAAACACCTTACTGCCCCTCGCAGCCAATGACTCAATGCAAAAC
This window harbors:
- a CDS encoding sugar transferase, whose product is MSDFKKKLIKTATYSGVALGAAFVVMRAIAKKQKPKSEYADRPEEQNPMKGKKVVFVEDNNDPINADGKNGHLEAVGVCNHTPTFYEKYVKRGLDVVLSFGGMVVLSPLYAFAAIAIKCDDPGPAIFKQKRVAQSKGYFELMKLLDVGVA